From a single Candidatus Zixiibacteriota bacterium genomic region:
- a CDS encoding histidinol-phosphatase, whose amino-acid sequence MPDNYKEIVGAIHIHSKFSDGTKSIQDIASIANEVNLDFIMVSDHMTLEPYHQGIEGFYGNTAVIIGYEINDPDDKNHYLAFGLNEVLPSNLQAEQYVPLVKQNGGLGIIAHPDEVRTELSKYPGYPWTKWQVDGYDGIEIWNHMSQWMELLNRWNMIKQAFMPRRALKAPTDMILKIWDEVNLKRKVLGVGSIDVHAYPYRLGPLRITVFPYKVQFKAIRTHILLPKSVSSDFKAYKLEIYNALRNCRAFISNYRWGDAQSFKFIAENSSGKAICGDELNWDKNTIIKAYLPQRADIRLICNGQIVFSDKGKDFSIRTLEPGLYRLEAYINKKGWIFTNHVRLMQKQA is encoded by the coding sequence ATGCCAGATAATTATAAAGAAATTGTAGGCGCAATACATATACATTCAAAATTTTCCGATGGCACTAAATCCATTCAGGATATTGCCTCTATAGCCAATGAGGTAAATCTTGATTTTATCATGGTTTCAGACCACATGACCTTAGAGCCTTATCATCAGGGAATTGAGGGTTTTTATGGCAATACCGCTGTAATAATCGGCTATGAGATTAATGATCCAGATGATAAAAATCATTATCTGGCATTTGGACTTAACGAGGTTCTGCCATCGAATTTGCAGGCTGAACAGTATGTTCCCCTCGTAAAACAAAATGGCGGCCTTGGGATTATAGCTCATCCGGATGAAGTGCGCACCGAGTTGTCGAAATATCCCGGCTATCCCTGGACTAAATGGCAAGTTGATGGTTATGACGGCATTGAAATATGGAACCATATGTCACAGTGGATGGAGCTATTAAACCGCTGGAATATGATAAAGCAGGCATTTATGCCCAGACGGGCTTTAAAGGCTCCAACTGATATGATACTGAAAATCTGGGATGAGGTTAACCTTAAAAGAAAAGTACTCGGTGTCGGTTCTATTGATGTTCACGCTTACCCTTACCGCCTTGGACCATTGAGGATTACGGTGTTTCCATACAAGGTGCAGTTTAAAGCAATCCGAACTCATATTTTGCTGCCTAAATCTGTATCAAGCGATTTCAAAGCATATAAGCTGGAAATCTATAACGCGCTTAGAAATTGCCGGGCATTTATTTCGAATTACCGATGGGGTGATGCTCAGAGCTTTAAATTTATCGCTGAGAATTCATCCGGTAAAGCCATTTGCGGGGATGAATTAAACTGGGATAAGAATACAATAATAAAAGCGTATCTGCCGCAAAGAGCTGATATTAGACTAATTTGCAATGGCCAAATTGTTTTTTCCGATAAAGGGAAAGATTTTTCTATCAGAACATTAGAACCGGGTTTATACAGGTTAGAGGCTTATATCAACAAAAAGGGGTGGATATTTACCAATCATGTCAGGCTGATGCAAAAACAGGCATAA
- a CDS encoding MFS transporter, producing the protein MNSKVISWASYDFANTIFSMNIVSRYFPVLVIVSLGGTDLQIGISRSAAMILVALTMPVLGVIADQRNNKKIPLIIFTIACCLITACLNQINILLIELILFGLAVYCYQSALTFYNALLPAVAPPGKTGYVSGLGVSLGYLGSVAGLFIVAILSSKMLSPYIWTAILFFIFSLPIFIWVKDKKTTAIKPDEKSYRKGLIISLKRASKIPGLLRFFVGRFFIVEAMETVILFMAVYLVRAVGFDDNTAAGFGLDEVTFFLIVVTFFTIIGSYVWGLLTQRFGPKIMLILAVILWLVALTGIVFFANKLLLYFWGSIAGTGLGGVWTSDRPLMINLLGKSERFGEFFGLYALSGRLAAVIGPVIWGLIIYFAEPFGVIKYKFAIEALFLLMVVGLIILRKVPDAR; encoded by the coding sequence ATGAATTCCAAAGTAATAAGCTGGGCAAGCTACGATTTCGCCAATACAATATTTTCAATGAACATTGTATCCCGCTATTTTCCGGTTTTGGTGATTGTCTCATTAGGGGGGACCGACCTGCAAATAGGCATATCGCGCTCGGCGGCGATGATATTAGTTGCGCTAACCATGCCTGTTTTGGGAGTCATTGCCGACCAGCGCAACAATAAAAAGATCCCCTTGATTATATTTACCATAGCTTGCTGCTTGATTACCGCTTGCTTGAATCAAATAAACATACTCCTGATAGAGCTGATTCTTTTTGGCTTGGCGGTATATTGCTATCAATCGGCGCTAACATTTTACAACGCTCTTTTGCCGGCTGTCGCACCGCCCGGCAAGACCGGCTATGTCTCCGGGTTAGGCGTTTCGCTGGGGTATCTGGGCAGTGTTGCCGGCTTATTTATTGTAGCTATATTATCATCAAAAATGCTGTCGCCGTATATCTGGACTGCCATCCTGTTTTTCATTTTTTCATTGCCAATATTTATATGGGTAAAGGATAAAAAAACAACGGCCATAAAACCCGATGAAAAATCATACCGCAAAGGCTTAATCATTTCATTAAAAAGAGCGTCAAAAATACCCGGTCTTTTACGATTTTTCGTAGGCAGATTCTTCATCGTCGAGGCGATGGAAACCGTTATCCTGTTTATGGCTGTATATCTTGTGCGGGCAGTTGGGTTTGATGACAACACCGCCGCTGGTTTCGGTCTTGATGAGGTAACATTCTTTCTGATAGTAGTTACCTTTTTCACAATTATCGGCTCTTATGTCTGGGGATTGCTAACCCAGCGTTTCGGCCCCAAAATCATGCTGATTTTGGCTGTGATTCTCTGGCTTGTTGCCCTAACCGGGATTGTGTTTTTTGCAAATAAACTATTATTATATTTCTGGGGAAGCATAGCCGGAACCGGTCTTGGCGGAGTATGGACATCCGACCGGCCGCTTATGATAAACCTGCTCGGCAAATCAGAGAGATTCGGCGAGTTCTTCGGGTTATATGCCTTATCCGGCAGGCTGGCGGCGGTTATCGGTCCTGTAATCTGGGGGTTGATTATTTATTTTGCCGAGCCGTTTGGCGTAATAAAATATAAATTCGCCATTGAGGCGCTTTTCCTGTTGATGGTTGTTGGCTTGATTATTTTGAGAAAGGTTCCTGATGCCAGATAA